The following proteins are co-located in the Pyricularia oryzae 70-15 chromosome 1, whole genome shotgun sequence genome:
- a CDS encoding carboxypeptidase S1 has translation MARLGLSLLAGAGALFGSALAQFPPAPEGVMVLESKLSPGVKISYKEPGLCETTPGVKSYSGYIHLPPGTLDVSGGLPQPYPINTFFWFFEARENPENAPLSVWMNGGPGSSSMPGLFNENGPCFINPDSKTTRLNPLSWNNKVNMIYIDQPSQVGFSYDVLRNVTVDLFGGTRTLAPGSPIPPTNTTFRVGTLPSNNQNSTAVGSVNGAIALWHFFQIFLSEFPGYHPKDDRFSIATQSYGGRYGPAIAGFFDAQNEKIRNGEFDNMAGPKKIINLDTLLLVNACIERKVQWPSYPEQAFRNTYGIETVSREVYESMTAAFNATGGCREQIETCQALAKEYDPMQTGVNATVNRICQDSETWCTNNIRDPYIATSGRDYYDVTQLEPTMFPDPFVPGYLNQREVQLALGVPLNWTSSSSASSTAFRSIGDYNRPGWLEAMGNLLDKGKKVTLMYGDRDFACNWMGGEAASLAIPWRNQEKFAEAGYQPLRTNCTYDGGLVRQYSNLTFARVFQAGHAAPSYQQQTAYRIFNRALFDKDVAGGLVDTATTPDFGTKGPASVRDVTNEKPPQYPYYCYILDTSSCTDVQIAALRAGTAVIRDFIMVDPPYDPAAPRLAARDVRGMPTVDPDQRFY, from the exons ATGGCGCGCTTGGGATTGTCGCTCCTTGCCGGAGCAGGTGCGTTGTTTGGTTCTGCGCTTGCTCAGTTCCCGCCGGCTCCTGAAGGGGTCATGGTGCTGGAGTCGAAGCTCAGCCCCGGTGTCAAGATTAGCTACAAGGAG CCTGGGCTTTGCGAGACGACCCCAGGAGTCAAGTCCTACTCGGGGTACATCCACCTTCCTCCCGGAACCCTGGATGTGTCTGGTGGCCTGCCGCAGCCCTACCCTATCAACACCTTTTTCTGGTTCTTTGAGGCCCGTGAAAACCCGGAAAATGCGCCTCTTTCCGTCTGGATGAACGGTGGTCCCGGATCTTCCAGTATGCCTGGACTGTTCAACGAGAATGGGCCCTGCTTCATCAACCCCGACTCCAAGACCACGAGACTCAACCCGCTGTCGTGGAACAACAAAG TGAACATGATCTATATCGATCAACCGTCGCAG GTCGGGTTTTCGTATGATGTTCTCAGGAACGTCACTGTAGACCTTTTTGGCGGAACCAGAACTCTTGCACCAGGAAGCCCCATCCCGCCAACAAACACCACCTTCCGCGTGGGTACACTGCCCAGCAACAATCAAAACAGCACGGCAGTTGGATCAGTCAACGGAGCCATTGCCCTGTGGCACTTCTTCCAGATCTTCCTCTCCGAGTTCCCAGGCTACCATCCCAAGGACGACCGCTTCAGCATTGCAACCCAATCCTACGGTGGTCGCTACGGACCCGCCATAGCCGGCTTCTTCGATGCGCAAAACGAGAAAATCCGCAACGGGGAATTCGACAACATGGCTGGGCCCAAGAAGATCATCAACCTTGacacgctgctgctggtcaaCGCCTGCATAGAGCGCAAGGTCCAGTGGCCCTCGTACCCCGAGCAGGCGTTCCGCAACACGTACGGAATTGAGACGGTCAGCAGGGAGGTTTACGAGTCCATGACAGCAGCATTCAATGCCACGGGCGGCTGCCGCGAGCAGATCGAGACCTGCCAGGCCCTCGCCAAGGAGTATGACCCCATGCAGACGGGAGTGAACGCCACCGTGAACAGGATCTGCCAGGACTCGGAAACGTGGTGCACCAACAACATCCGCGACCCTTACATTGCCACTTCGGGCCGCGACTACTACGACGTCACTCAGCTCGAGCCTACCATGTTCCCGGACCCATTCGTCCCCGGCTACCTCAACCAGCGCGAAGTCCAGCTGGCCCTCGGCGTACCCCTCAACTGGACCAGCTCCTCGTCGGCATCGTCAACGGCCTTCCGGTCCATCGGCGACTACAACCGCCCCGGCTGGCTCGAAGCCATGGGCAACCTCCTcgacaagggcaagaaggtGACGCTCATGTACGGCGACCGCGATTTCGCCTGCAACTGGATGGGCGGTGAAGCCGCCTCCTTGGCCATCCCGTGGAGGAACCAGGAAAAGTTCGCCGAGGCGGGCTACCAGCCCCTGCGGACCAACTGCACCTACGACGGCGGGTTGGTGCGGCAGTACTCCAACCTGACCTTTGCCCGCGTCTTCCAGGCCGGACACGCCGCACCCTCGTACCAGCAGCAGACGGCCTACCGCATCTTCAACCGCGCCCTGTTCGACAAGGACGTGGCCGGCGGCCTGGTGGACACGGCGACGACGCCCGACTTTGGCACCAAGGGCCCGGCCAGCGTGCGCGACGTCACCAACGAGAAGCCGCCCCAG